A region of the Salvia splendens isolate huo1 chromosome 11, SspV2, whole genome shotgun sequence genome:
ATGGAGCtcataaagaaaaaataaataaaaatgaaaatgaaaatattaaaaataaaaggttCACAAATATTGTTAGAAGTGGTAACAACCAAAAGTTGTTTGaagtttatttttcaaattctaAAATCTGATAAGAAACAAACCTTTCCTACAAGGATATGCAGCAAACTTACTTGAATCTCCAATGGATGACCATGAATACCCATCCGTCGATCTATCATACAGGAACCATCTGTAACAAGTAAAGTGGGAAACATGTCGAAACCATCTGACAAACAGAGATTTAGAATAAGTTTTATCCCTGTCTGAACGTCCACTCTTTCCTGCAATCCGTAGTCCCCGGTAAGCTTCCCATAAGCCCGCAGTAAGATAATCCACCAGAGTCCTAGTTAAATGATAAACAATTGCAACATCacagaaatgaaaagaaaaatgaagcTATTAAATTTTGATGGCTTAAATGTATCAAGCATCGACTAGGCGTTTACTGTTAAACAGTTGTAACTCCAATATCGAAAGAGTGCAATGAGAGAAGTAATcagagaagaaaaaagaaacaatattgccAAGCAGTGACACTGTAGCTAATGAAGTAACAACTTGCATACCAGAATCTACAGGAGCTACACGGCCAATAGCCGATTCCCCAAAATCTGGATCAAGAACTTCTTCAAACTTATTATCATCTAGAGCAACAGATCTAACTTTAAAACTTGCTGGCATTAATCCTTGTCCAGGACTATAGCAATCCACCGTTTTCTTCCAACTCTTGAAAATGAAGCAGCATGAATCAAGTAGCCACATCAACGATTAATTACGGATTCATACAAAACAAGGAAAGAGAAGGAACATGCATTTAACAGCTAAAATAGTGAGTTGAAATTTATCATCTGTTTATGTCATTTACATCAGAAATTGAGTAcatcattaaattaaatagaataataaaaattgTGAGCAAATTCTGAGTTACATAGAAGATGCACTGAGTAATCAAAATCCCAATCCAACCGTTAAAACAACTCTAACGATCAAGCTTATCAATGCTATCattaaagatatttttattttacttgatTGATAATATGCAACAAAGTTTAAGGCTTCGGTCACTTACGTTTTTATTTCCTGAATCTTGCAGTAgatagtattaaaatatcacTCCTAAGGCCTCCCTAAACAGCACCACCACGTGGAATATGGAATCTTGCAGTGGATATTAATTTGATACAATAGCATTATGCATTGTCAAAAAACATCTTGAAGTGGTCAATCTTCTCCAACTAAAGCAATAGAGATTAAACTGAAGTTTCGTATATGGGTTTCACATAAAGGTTATAATGCTTTAAGTTCTTGAACTTCTCACAATTTATTCCCAGGCCATGTGAATTTCATAAGACTGACGTTTTATCATTCGACCATGACTACAACAGATTCCTCGACCTTGACTAAAGCTGCTAAATTGAGAAAAGGAGGTTCCAAATTGTTATAGCGTTTCAAAAACCTTCCTAATTTTGTCCTTTTTCCTTCTCCATACATAAATATTGAGTTCGATCATTGCATAAATCTTCCTAATTCTTCAAAAtgaagaatctaattaatctaAAATTCATCGATCTATACATAGTAAGTCCCGATGCTCCAATGTCGATGTCCAAAACACGAAGCGAGCACAAAACTAGGCATActcaacaaaaagaaaacacacTATCAAAAGAAGTGAGAGAGCAGACTACCTGCAGCTGCAGGGTGTGAAGCAAGAAGTTCCTGACGATCTCTCCCTCACCCTTGAGCAGAAAGGCGAAGGCGGAAGGGACGAAATCCCTTATAAACACCTGATCGTAGTTAAGCGGCGTTTTGTCATTGGGATCATTCGCCGCCACAGTGCCCACAGGGCTCCCGCAATACGTGACGACGGCGTTCCTCAGTAGCTTCCAcgcctccttctccatctcagACTCCTCCTTCCCCACCTCCCTCGACCATTCACTCTTCCGCACATTTACCCCACCCTCAACCCTCTCATCCGCACTGATTTTCTCCTCTTGCAGCGGCTTCACATTGATGCCGCCCTGCACGTAAATTCTGTCGAAATTCTTGTCGTTGGCGCGGCTCTCCACCGACGCTGAGAAATTCCTCAAATCCGGCGCATCTCTGGCGACCAAAAAAGGGGTCCTCGACCTATTGCTGAAATTGAAATGGCGGGAGCTGGAGAAGATTCTCGATTGGCCCCATGCCGAGTTCGTCCGACCTAGAATGGCTTTCAAGCCGAAAGAACTGGGCGCAGAGGTATGCAATTGGAAAGCGGAGCAATAATTGGGATTGGGCAAGAAATTAGAGGACCTGGGGAGAAAAAGGGTGTTTTTGGAGGGCAACAGGATTCTACAACATGGCTTCATGTTGGTGAATTTGAATATAGCGGTCATTTCATTCGATCAAAACAAAATTTAGGAAATCTCAATTTGAGTTGTGAGGAAGATCAGTGGGGTTTTGAGGAGCGAAGATTTAGTTAATCCGAAGTGAAAAATGGATTGCAGAAATGGGAAGAAGGGAAGATTTAGCGGAGAAGAGGATTCAGAAATGAATAGGGAAGCCAATGTTAGATTCTTGGACACGTGGGAATTTTTTATTGGCGACTTAGCGGCCGCGTTCATATTCTTTAATTTACTGCACTATTCCATTACTTTAAATCtgtatttttttacattttcaattttacattaatgtctttattattattaaagatggtaatcgagagaggtataGAAAGATTGGTAAGACATTTTGAGAGTAGAAGGTAGAAAGatatatttcttataaattttttcttatgtaCTCAAAAGTTCATtcaccctagtatttatagggtgaaTTTAGAAGGATCTAGTACATCAATAAATGGGATTGGAACTCCTCAATACTTAGGAACTCTACATAATGAATGTGGGCGGCATATTAATGTCATCTTcttttccaacactccccctaaAGTTGAGTAACGGTAtccccgatacttaacttgccaaGGAATTCTTTGAATTTTGTAGGACTCAGCGCCTTAGTGAGAATGTCTGTCAGTTGTTCTTCGGATCGGACAAATGGAAACTCGATAATCCCGCTTTCAAGTTTCTCTTTGATAAAGTGACGATCGACCTCAACATATTTAGTCCTGTCATGCTGCACTGGATTTTCTGAAATGCTAATTGCAGCTTTATTGTCACAGAAAAGCTGACTTTTTCGTGTTGGCGGGAAGCCAATTTCTGTTAACAATCTTCGAAGCCAAAGTATCTCCATTAGACCGCTTCTGATCCCTCGGaattcagcttctgcacttgataatgcaaccactttctgcttcttgcttctccaagtgactaaATTGCCCCCAACAAATGTAAAATATCCTCCAGTTGATTTTCTATcaactggattgcttgcccaatctgcatcggtgtacccatcaatttccaaatctttcTTCTTTTCTAAGAATACCCCATAGCTGGCTGTTCCCTTTAAGTATCTCACAATTCTCATGACAGCATCCATATGATCTTCCTGAGGttgatgcatgaattgactggCAACTCCAACTGCATATGTTATGTCGGGCCTAGTATGAGAAAGATAGATAAGTTTACCTACTAACCGTTGATATCTTTCACGGTCTGTAAGCTTAGCTCCATCCACGATCTTTAATCCATGGTTGGGTACCATTGGCGTTTCAGCAGGCTTGCAATCCAGTAGGCCCGTTTCTGCTAACATGTCGAGAACATACTTCTTCtgccttaggaatattccgtgcttggatctcaacacttcaattccTAGGAAGTACTTTAAagctcccaagtccttcatttcaaactccctGAAAAGATTCTCCTTTAGATTTTGGATCTCTTCGGCATCATCTCCtgttatgatcatgtcgtcaacatatattATTAGACATGTCATCTTGCCGTTCCTCTtctttaagaatagtgtgtgatctgaatggctctgtttgaagccatgtttgaacattgcctggcaaaatcttccaaaccacaCTCTGGGGGATTGCTTTAACCCATAAAGAGTCTTCCTCAGTCTGCACACCTGTCCTTTTCCAAATTCTTCACTAAAACCTGGGGGGACCTCCATGTAGACTTCTTTGTCTTTCTCAAGTTCTCCATGAAGGAAGGCATTTGTAACATCAAACTGGTATAATGGCCATTCCTTACATGCAGCTACAGATAGAAGTGCTCTTACTGTGTTTAGTTTGGCCACAGGGGAGAAAGTTTCTTCGTAGTCTACTCCATACACCTAAGTAtatcccttagcaaccaatcttgccttgtatctctcgattgaaccatctgcacgcctttttatggtgaagatccaccgacatcctactggtttctttcccgaAGGTAGAGTACACTTTTCCcacgtttcattttttatcaaggcatcaatctccttcttcatggcttccctccaGTGCTTGTGTTTCATTGCCTCTTCGAAGGACTGtggaatctcttcttcttcataaagtGCAGCTTCGAATGCCCTAGCCATTTCGGTAAGGTGTCCCTGGGTGAGATTGGCAATACTGTATCTTGATTTCCGCCCTTTCCAGTCTGGCGAATATCTCCGAGGAGGAATGCCCCTTGTACTTCTTTGGGGCAATCTGCCGTGCCCTGTCTCTTGTTCCATCGGTGGCTCATTTGTATCACTTCTGTTTTCCCTGTCACTGTTAGTGGTTTCAAGTAGGGTACCGGTATTGGGATCAAAAGTGTTTACCTCAGGATTCAAAGACTGGTCAGATAGCTCGGTGGGATCCTGAAACGACACATTATGTTCTTGGGGAGTTGACTGCCCGATGGTACTACTAACTTCCTCCGTTGGACCAACTTCTGTGACATGATTTTGGTCTAACTCATTTGTTTGGTTGTTTTCTCCCTCCCcctgaatggtttctccccaaaGAGGTAGCCAATTTAGTGCGTCATTACTCGAGTTTTCTAacttactctccccctgaccgctagattggctatagaaaTATTCGCTTTCAACAAAGTCACAGTTCATAGTTGTATACATGCGATCTGTTGACGGGTCATAACATCTATACCCTTTTTGATTTTTCCCATAACCCAAGAAGACACATTTGACTGCACAAGGTGAGAATTTGTCACGGTCATGCTTAGGGATGTGGACAAACACGGTACAACCAAAAATTTTAGGGTCGAGATGGAGGGACGATGGTACCGAGTTTTGGGAAGAGAAGACCTCTAGAGGAGTTTTGAAGTTAAGGATCCCTGTGGGAAGACGATTTAAGAGATAGACGGAAGTTGCgatggcttctggccagaaggatTTGGGGATGTTTGATTCAATGAGGAGGGCACGGGTGATTTCTAGGATATATCGATTTTTCctctcggctaccccattttgttctggtgtatagGCACATGAAGTTTGGTGGACAAGGCCATTTTCAGTGAAGAAAGATGTCATCTTAGAGTTCACgtattccctcccattatcagacCTAAGGATTTGAATTCTAGAGTTATATTGGGTTTGGACAAGACGATAGAACTCAGTAAATTTCTCGAAAACTtctgattttgttttcaaaaaataaatccacgtCATACgcgaaaaatcatcaataaacaacaaaaaatatcgaaaaccttgtcCTCCAGTAACCGgagcagggccccacacatcagagtgaACCAAAGCAAAAGGTGATTTTTCTCTAGTGTTGTTTAATTTGAAGGAATGTCTGTGACTTTTTgctaaaacacaagtttcacaattcaaaacatGCGTAGAAGAAACTAACTCAGGAAAGAGTAGGCGAAGATAACTTATggatgggtgccctaaccggcGATGCAAGAGCCAAATCTGTCTGTCAGTTAGTCCGTGAGTTAGCATCGCAGTACTTTGTTGGGcaatctcatccacgtagtacaatccatgtcgctcagtgccacgcccaactatcgttcccgacttgatatcctgtaacatacaAAAATGAGGCTGCATTAGCAATTTGCAGTTGAGATCTCTTGTTACATGACTAACAGACAAAAGTTTGTGGGACAATGAAGGAACATAAAGACAGTTCGAGAGGCGAAGGGTTGGTGAGATAGTGACAGTTCCCGCCCCCTCTACTTGTGCTAACTCCCCACTAGCTGTTTGGACAAATTTTTTGGTGGATTGAGAAATATCGAGGAAGTCCGAGGCATCAAAGGAcatggtatcggttgccccacagtcaaaaatccagtgGTAGTCTTTAGGTCCTATTTGGGAGGATGATGAGTACGCAAGAGGCTGGAAAGAATTTGGGATGGATGgcttaaattcaaaaatacaGGAGGTAATTTTCGAAATTTTGTAAGATGGAGGCATTTTTTCGGAATTTTTGACCATTTGGGggtttttttggtattttttggATAGCTGGAGTGGTTTTTGATATTTTTGGATTGTTTGGGGGTGCATAGTGGACGAAAGGTAGAGGTGGGGTATATTTTGGGAGTGTCTAGGAGTTTGGGGACCATTTTGCAAAGTGAGAGGGGAGTGGGGTATTTCTTTAGAGGGGCTTGGATtcggtgggggggggggggcaatTTGGCATATTTCGACGAGGTGTATCAGCTTCTGCCTCCACCAACATTTCTTCAACTTCGTGATTTCCGACGGGAAACTGGAGGCCGGCTTTGACGGAGTGGGAGATCAACTTCTTCTTGGGCCGAGCTGCTGCCGTAGCAAGCCGAGCTCCTCCTCATAACTCCACAACAGCGACTCCAACGACTGAATCACCTCCTCATCGTGGACGTGTTTTGCCTCCGACAATCGGCGCTGCTGATCGGCTGCCATCTCGATCGAGTTCTTCTCGTGCTGCAGCCGCTGAATCATCTCCATCGCTTCCTTCGCCGTCATGGCAGAGGCAGCCCTTTCCCTCTCCACCTCCGCGAGAGCTGCATCCGCTCTCCGCCGCTCCATCTTCACCAATTTCCTCAATGCCGACACCTCTGAATCGCAATTTCGTTTTCTCTCCGATACAGAGGCATGCTTTCCATCTGATTTTTGGTTCAATTTCGCATCAATAACCTTTTTTGATCTATCAACAATTGAAATATTAGTTGGAAACCAGAGAGAAGAGAAGGATTTGAAGCCGAAGGTTGTGCGCTTGGACCCTACGCCGAGATTCTTTAGCTGGTAGGAAATTTGGCTTTGGTTTGTGTTGGATTTGTACAAATCAATTAGATTTTAGATTGTCTCAATCAATAATTTGAGAGTGTGTGTTTGGCTGACCTCCATTGGAGGTTGTTTTTTAgtttcctgctctgataccatcttaaagatggtaatcgagagaggtatgGAAAGATTGGTAAGACATTTTGAGAGTAGAAGGTAGAAAGATATATTTCttgtaaattttttcttatgtaCTCAAAAGTTCATtcaccctagtatttatagggtgaaTTTAGAAGGATCTAGTACATCAATAAATGGGATTGGAACTCCTCAATACTTAGGAACTCTACATAATGAATGTGGGCGGCAtattaatttcatcttcttttccaacaattatcaaaataatttttAGGACGGAACTAGTAATAAAATACTCCtaaagaaatagaatttcacttTTATCCTCAATTTTCGCATTGTATTTAttcaaacaacaaaaataactatatCTACTATATATTCACAGTATCAGATTTCATTCAAACGAAACAACAATTTTAAGGGGATCGTATACAGGTAAGCAATATTGACCCAAGTTatataagaaaatataataatCTTAAAATAAATTAAGTTCATTAAGACATTATTTGTAATAATATTACTCTTAAGTGATAACACATTTCAAATTATGTTTTTAAAGTATAAATGCATTACGATTCAGCATCATAACTGAATTACCGCTTCGACCAACAATTAGTTATGTTTATTCtgtttttagaatattaatgcgtaaatattaaaaaaaattggatattttatattttacacgtgatcttaatttttttgtgtGATTTGCGTAGAAATCCTATCCAAATCGAATCTGAGTTGCTGAAATAGAAAATGATATAGCAATCCCTgttttaatatgaaattttttgaaagagacgaaaaaacaaaaacaaaattccaTTTAACCATCCTTCTCTTCCTCCTCACCGTAGTATCTTATCTCTTGCTAACATCCAAATCACAGAAAATCAACTCCAGAAACTGATTAGAATCAGATATCAATTCCCATCTAAGTGTGAACTAATAATATttgcaacaaaaaaaatatcaaaaaatcaTTACTATCCCAATCACTTATGGTTAAAACGCTACACATAACACAAAGGTACTCTGATATATAAATGTACAACAGAAACACTGAAGAGTCACACTTTTATTGCGTCGAGAAATCATGATCTCACTTGAAACTCACCTCCCCTTGTGAGAGCCCGAAAACCTTTATGCGGACGAGAAAGTGGATTCTTCAGGTCCAGCTTATCGATTTTTAAGCCAGAGAGAGCGACTCCCATGATCCGGAAAGCAACTTGGAAAGTGGGAAATACATGAAGCCGCTCCATACCTGTTTCAAGCACTAAGGTTCCGGACATAGAAGGAGCTTTATCTTTTGGCATCCGCCCGATTGTCCAGGAGCATGTCTGCAGAAACAGGCGATGCCAAGTGAAGCAATATTAGCAATCCAATATAAACTACTTCAAGTACCACAAAAATCCCAAATTCATACTAGTATTCAACTGAATGTGGGAAACATTTGTATGTTCAGTTGGTGTCTTCAATATAATGGTCAGATAACTAGGATGACATTCACTACTGGAGAACCCATACCTTGTCAGCAAGAACATTTACAGATCCATAATTTGGAGAAAGATCGGATGCCGTGACGCAAGGTGGTAGTCGGAATTCAACTGTAATATTGTCAATTGGCTTTCCAGGATCATTCCGAATTCCAACCAAAACACTTATACGACATGTCCCTGAATCTGAAGTGAATTGTGGCTTCACATATATCGGAGTACTCTTCAACTTCTTTACCCTGAAAGGTAACAATGTGTATTTAAAGTATAGTGTAAAGTTTGCATACAAAATACACGAGGACACTGAGACTCTGCAAACCTGTAACTCATGAGCTTAAATTGTCCATCAGGTGGCACAAAGGATAAATTCTGGTTTAATTCCCATGGCCGAAGTCTAACACAAGGGTGAAATCTCACGTCATTAAAAATTGAAGGGTTCGCAAACGACAGAGTGAGATCAGGGAGACCTGACAAATTTGAATTTACTTGAACTTCACCATATATCTCGCATTTCACCAGATTCCCATCTCTAAGCAGAAAGATGAGAAGGTTAGAGTAATCAGAGTGTGATAGAATAAACAGATAAAATACAACATTCAACATCTGTGTATGTATCGATCAAGAACATCCAGCAAATATAATTTGAAAAACAATACAATCTGAAAGAAAATTCAGTAATGCTCAACAATTTAATCTTTAAGAAGTTACCAGGGCTAGTCTTCTACCCAACCCCCACAACGTCTCTTACAAAATAAATGCTCTCATAATTTTTTGAAGTAGGAGACGAGTGAATGACAGAATTAAAGTTAAAGCTAGGCCAAGCTTCAGCAGTTAGAAGATTGTGAATAAAGTCCCTATAAAGAATAAATTGTTTTGAGAAATATAGTGATTGATGTAATTTAGTAAATGCAAGGTGCATACCACAACCTTAGCATTGGTATCTGTAACATTTATGTTTGAAACTTGATTTGGCGCTTTTTTACCCAGAATACCAGACCACCAAAGAGTAGAGCCAAATATGTGGTATTAGATTGCGATATTGAGCAGAATTTTGTACGAAATCAAATTTCAGAAATAAATGCAAAGAGAGGTACACATAAGTTTCTAGGTAATAGGTATTTCAAGCACCTGTTTATGGTAGCATCCATTTCTTCCACTAAATCAACATAAACTTCATTGGTGGCATGCTTAAGGTCTGTTTTTCTCCATGGAACATAAGAAGCAGTTGCCCCTGGAAGTGTATTGCTCACATTGGACGTATTACCAGTAACAACACTCAAAACCTTACTAACAATGTTTGGAGGAGCTATCATTTCCCTTAGGATATTAGGTTCAGTTGTTAGAGGGAAGCCATTGTCTATCATCTCATCCAGCAGCTGCAAAGCATTTAGTTCAATCATCTTAGGGTTTTAAAATAGCTTAGAAGGATATCACATGAATTATAAATGCAAAAACATAGTGCAATACATTGACAAATGGCCCATTATTTATAAGCAATAAAACAATTGCTCATGTAGATAAATAGTGTTTTATCAACATGTGTCCCTTGTATCTATTGTCTAACCCAAGCCAGTGAAACTTCTTTTGTAAAAAATTCTGACTATCCATTTAAGAACTTACAGCAATAAATGCTCCTTCATAGTAACACACACCGAATCCATAATATTCAGGACCAATCCCAACAAAAATATTGCAACAGATTCTTTACAATATTTCCTGTCACATCACTGTACGGTCCAACTTATAAACCATATAGTATATTAGACCAACCAAATAGATGAATATGCATATGGAATATACAAAGCACCACCCTAATGTTAATAACAAATTTTTCGGACAGTGTTATTATGTGTGCATACATGATACACCAGTTATCTTAAATATAACCATCTTGCAAAATCACAGAATATAGATACCTCATAAACAATAACAAAGTTATCCTTAATCAGATCTTCATTCAAGCCATCCAAATAATTTGAAAGAACATCAGCCACCCTGCAAAGGAACTAGAAATCACACGGTCAAGTGTTTAATAACATCTGCTCAATCTATACTGAAAATCCATACTATACATTTCATGGTGTGGCAGTATAAGATAAGAGACTTATTTTTTAGATACACGTGTTCTGTTTCTGCAGTGCATGCTTGCATGCCTGAATACATGCTCGATACATCTTTTCTACTGATGATATGTACCATATCTGTAACTCTCTGTGGCATCAAATAATTCTATGACATCCCTACTATCACTGTTTTAATGCATGGAGTACTAACACAATGCACATAGCCATATGTACAATAAACTCTCTTGCTAAATCGAATAATTCCAATATCATTCCCGTTAAGATGGTTGTGCCATGTAAGAaaagttttattttcatttttta
Encoded here:
- the LOC121754722 gene encoding protein FLOURY 1-like, translating into MVSEQETKKQPPMEVIDAKLNQKSDGKHASVSERKRNCDSEVSALRKLVKMERRRADAALAEVERERAASAMTAKEAMEMIQRLQHEKNSIEMAADQQRRLSEAKHVHDEEVIQSLESLLWSYEEELGLLRQQLGPRRS
- the LOC121756333 gene encoding alkaline/neutral invertase A, mitochondrial-like, with translation MTAIFKFTNMKPCCRILLPSKNTLFLPRSSNFLPNPNYCSAFQLHTSAPSSFGLKAILGRTNSAWGQSRIFSSSRHFNFSNRSRTPFLVARDAPDLRNFSASVESRANDKNFDRIYVQGGINVKPLQEEKISADERVEGGVNVRKSEWSREVGKEESEMEKEAWKLLRNAVVTYCGSPVGTVAANDPNDKTPLNYDQVFIRDFVPSAFAFLLKGEGEIVRNFLLHTLQLQSWKKTVDCYSPGQGLMPASFKVRSVALDDNKFEEVLDPDFGESAIGRVAPVDSGLWWIILLRAYGKLTGDYGLQERVDVQTGIKLILNLCLSDGFDMFPTLLVTDGSCMIDRRMGIHGHPLEIQSLFYSALRCSREMLALDEGSKNLVRAINNRLSALSFHIREYYWVDLKKINEIYRYKTEEYSTEATNKFNIYPDQIPHWLMDWIPETGGYLIGNLQPAHMDFRFFTLGNLWSIVSSLGTPRQNEAVLNLVEAKWDDLIGQMPLKICYPAVESEEWRIITGSDPKNTPWSYHNGGSWPTLLWQFTLACMKMHRTDLAKKALDIAEKRLFLDGWPEYYDTRSGKFIGKQARLYQTWSIAGYLTSKVLMEKPDAAALLFWEEDYDILENCICALSNSNRKKCSRRLAKSQILV
- the LOC121756321 gene encoding AP-3 complex subunit mu-like isoform X1, producing MLQCIFVLSDSGEVLLEKQLTGHRVDRAICDWFWNQILTQGDSLKLVPVISSPTHYLFQVVREGITFLACTQVEMPPLMAIEFLCRVADVLSNYLDGLNEDLIKDNFVIVYELLDEMIDNGFPLTTEPNILREMIAPPNIVSKVLSVVTGNTSNVSNTLPGATASYVPWRKTDLKHATNEVYVDLVEEMDATINRDGNLVKCEIYGEVQVNSNLSGLPDLTLSFANPSIFNDVRFHPCVRLRPWELNQNLSFVPPDGQFKLMSYRVKKLKSTPIYVKPQFTSDSGTCRISVLVGIRNDPGKPIDNITVEFRLPPCVTASDLSPNYGSVNVLADKTCSWTIGRMPKDKAPSMSGTLVLETGMERLHVFPTFQVAFRIMGVALSGLKIDKLDLKNPLSRPHKGFRALTRGGEFQVRS
- the LOC121756321 gene encoding AP-3 complex subunit mu-like isoform X2; amino-acid sequence: MLQCIFVLSDSGEVLLEKQLTGHRVDRAICDWFWNQILTQGDSLKFLCRVADVLSNYLDGLNEDLIKDNFVIVYELLDEMIDNGFPLTTEPNILREMIAPPNIVSKVLSVVTGNTSNVSNTLPGATASYVPWRKTDLKHATNEVYVDLVEEMDATINRDGNLVKCEIYGEVQVNSNLSGLPDLTLSFANPSIFNDVRFHPCVRLRPWELNQNLSFVPPDGQFKLMSYRVKKLKSTPIYVKPQFTSDSGTCRISVLVGIRNDPGKPIDNITVEFRLPPCVTASDLSPNYGSVNVLADKTCSWTIGRMPKDKAPSMSGTLVLETGMERLHVFPTFQVAFRIMGVALSGLKIDKLDLKNPLSRPHKGFRALTRGGEFQVRS